In Dermacentor variabilis isolate Ectoservices chromosome 11, ASM5094787v1, whole genome shotgun sequence, one genomic interval encodes:
- the LOC142564085 gene encoding protein AMN1 homolog → MNILRRFGEVHLLKDMCLDALTDCSEAEWVQHLVLPPALADYYYARLLRRQSITDHLVPLVLHARSLEADLSQSLITEGAVIHLRRCTMLKKLTLSSSWPLDDTLCEMSLLETVKCFHELEWLELSGLDAVTDAVLTTVAKQNKHLTVVKLNGCVNLGDDGLNALGQNCHFLKSVDFSATQITSHGLDALVKGPCSAILEAS, encoded by the exons GTGCCTGGATGCTCTTACTGACTGCTCAGAAGCGGAATGGGTTCAGCATCTCGTACTGCCACCGGCCCTTGCCGATTATTATTATGCACGGCTGCTGAGGCGACAGTCAATTACCGACCATCTTGTGCCATTG GTCCTGCATGCCAGGTCTCTTGAAGCCGACTTGTCTCAGAGCCTGATTACAGAAGGCGCAGTCATTCACCTTAGACGATGCACCATGCTCAAAAAGCTGACTCTCTCCTCTTCATGGCCTTTGGATGACACTCTGTGCGAAATGA GTCTCTTAGAAACTGTCAAGTGTTTTCACGAGCTGGAGTGGCTTGAATTGAGTGGGCTCGATGCGGTCACGGATGCTGTCCTCACAACTGTTGCAAAGCAGAACAAACACCTCACAGTTGTTAAACTGAATGGGTGTGTGAACCTAGGTGATGATGGCCTCAATGCGCTGGGGCAGAACTGCCATTTTTTGAAATCCGTTGACTTCTCTGCAACTCAG ATAACCTCTCATGGTTTGGATGCCTTGGTCAAAGGTCCCTGCAGTGCCATCTTAGAGGCAAGTTGA